Part of the Thermodesulfovibrionales bacterium genome, CCCCTGCCCCCTCCTTTCGGGGAGGGGGCTCTCTTTTGGGGTTTTCCTGTCAAGGCTGGCAGCGTTGAGACAGAAGATCGAGGGGAGGATGAAGAGTCTGCCCTCACTTCTGAATAGGAGCAGAAGGTCTAATGAAAACTGTCATTGCATTAGCAGCTGCTATTGTCGTTCTGATCACCGCCGCGCTCTCACCGGCCGCTCCAAAAAAGGTGCGTCTCGGTTATCTGCGCAATGACCTACATCACCTCGCCGCATGGGTCGCTATCGAAAAGGGGTTCTTCCGGGATGAGGGGGTTGCTGTCGAAGTTGCCGGCATCTTCAATGCCGGCCCTGAAGAGATGAGCGCCTTTGCCTCAAAGAGCATCGATATCGGCTATCTCGGTGTTGCTCCGAGCGCCACGGGGTCTGCGAACAAATCGGCGCAGATCAAGGCTGTTTCCCTCGCAAATGCCGAAGGTTCCGCCGTTGTAGTACGGAAAGACTCGCCGATCAGGGAAGTGAGGGACCTCGCGGGCAAGACGGTTGCGATCCCCGGCTACTCGAGCGTCCAGGATTTCTTATTGAGAAGGGCGCTCGAAAATGCCGGTGTCGATCCCGCGAAGCTACATATCGTTGCGATAAAACCTCCGGAGATGATCGCCGCGCTTGACACAAGGCAGATAGATGCCTTCATCGCCTGGGAGCCCCATCCGTCGAAAGCGGTGACCATGGGCATCGGAAGGGTGCTCATTGCATCGTCTCTCATATGGAAAGATCATCCCTGCTGCGTCGTTGTCGTCGAAGAGACATTCAGCAGGGAACATCCGGGAACGGTCACATCGTTTGTGAAGGCCCATA contains:
- a CDS encoding ABC transporter substrate-binding protein encodes the protein MKTVIALAAAIVVLITAALSPAAPKKVRLGYLRNDLHHLAAWVAIEKGFFRDEGVAVEVAGIFNAGPEEMSAFASKSIDIGYLGVAPSATGSANKSAQIKAVSLANAEGSAVVVRKDSPIREVRDLAGKTVAIPGYSSVQDFLLRRALENAGVDPAKLHIVAIKPPEMIAALDTRQIDAFIAWEPHPSKAVTMGIGRVLIASSLIWKDHPCCVVVVEETFSREHPGTVTSFVKAHKRATEYIKKYPDEAIRIGMKYTGMDRETVRLAFRNIEYDYHIKEADVKEYARYLLRFGYVKPMNTDTFTHEYLDMTRIGEAAK